From Sneathiella sp. P13V-1, one genomic window encodes:
- a CDS encoding ABC transporter permease encodes MTSVVQENLPEQQDKEAEAERQRLLKYYSASQWTLIWWRFRRHRTAMIAASLLVVMALFGIFAEFVAPYGPTSRDTKYLDGAPQIPSFCDDNGCSFQPFIHGVKTKRDPVTLRAISVPDPNKRIYVNLFVKGEKKDLLGFIPIETHLFGLEDKKAKLHLWGTDDLGRDVFSRTIYATRTSLSIGVMGVLISFVLALVIGGTAGYFGGRADMVIQRVTEVIRVVPIIPLYMGLAAAMPKEWSTTQIYFAMTLILGLFGWPTLARRIRSQLLSIRNEDYVVAARLAGAKPSRIIGQHMLPSFTSFIIVDLVISFPYMILSETALSFVGLGLRPPTVSWGVLLQQAQSIRVIEQTPWLFIPAVFVVVAVLAFTVIGDGLRDAADPYAEAK; translated from the coding sequence ATGACTTCAGTTGTTCAGGAAAACCTGCCGGAACAGCAGGACAAAGAAGCCGAAGCAGAACGTCAACGGCTTTTGAAATATTATTCAGCGTCACAGTGGACGTTGATCTGGTGGCGTTTCAGACGACATCGCACAGCAATGATCGCAGCAAGCCTGCTGGTTGTTATGGCACTGTTTGGTATTTTTGCAGAATTTGTTGCGCCGTACGGCCCGACAAGTCGCGATACGAAATATCTGGATGGCGCACCCCAAATCCCGAGCTTTTGTGATGATAATGGCTGTTCTTTTCAGCCGTTCATTCATGGCGTGAAAACGAAGCGTGATCCTGTCACTTTGCGCGCGATTTCAGTTCCTGATCCGAACAAACGGATTTATGTAAATCTGTTTGTGAAAGGGGAAAAGAAGGATCTTCTCGGCTTTATCCCTATCGAAACGCATCTGTTTGGTCTGGAAGACAAGAAAGCAAAGCTGCACTTGTGGGGAACAGATGATTTGGGGCGCGATGTGTTCTCACGCACCATCTATGCGACCCGTACATCCCTATCCATTGGTGTGATGGGTGTCTTGATTTCATTTGTCTTGGCGCTCGTGATCGGCGGCACGGCCGGTTACTTCGGGGGACGCGCGGATATGGTGATCCAGCGCGTGACCGAGGTTATCCGGGTTGTTCCGATTATTCCGCTCTATATGGGTCTGGCTGCGGCTATGCCAAAAGAATGGTCCACCACGCAGATTTATTTCGCCATGACGTTGATTTTGGGGCTGTTCGGTTGGCCAACGCTTGCCCGGCGTATCCGGTCTCAGCTTTTGTCCATTCGCAATGAAGATTATGTTGTCGCAGCCCGTTTAGCAGGGGCAAAGCCATCGCGTATTATCGGGCAACATATGCTGCCTAGTTTTACTAGTTTCATCATCGTGGATTTGGTGATTTCCTTCCCATATATGATTTTGAGTGAAACAGCTTTGTCCTTCGTTGGATTGGGCCTTCGGCCGCCAACAGTAAGCTGGGGAGTTCTCCTTCAACAGGCTCAGTCCATTCGTGTGATTGAACAAACGCCATGGCTATTTATTCCTGCCGTCTTCGTTGTAGTTGCCGTGTTGGCGTTCACAGTCATTGGTGACGGTCTGCGCGATGCCGCTGATCCATATGCGGAGGCGAAATAA
- a CDS encoding ABC transporter ATP-binding protein, translating to MSDTLIEVKNLEVRFPITTKKLFKSETIELRAVDNVSFDVRRGETVGLVGESGSGKTTIGRAILRAIDPSDGQVIYYGSDSEHTHYRKPAKGKAIDFDSAPVEIHALKGEKLRQFRPRMSLVFQDPYSSLNPRMTVRDIIAEPLVAGGLLTKRDEIDERVRDVAARCKLNLEHLRRFPHAFSGGQRQRICIARALVTNPDFVVCDESVSALDVSIQAEIVNLLKDLQEETGVAFLFIAHDLSVVAQMSHRVAVLYVGKFVEYANTEDLFFNPRHPYTHALLSAIPHSDPDVEFDPIKLEGEIPNPLAAPSGCRFHTRCPYATEECSAKEPEWREVAPEHFVACHHADDFDFSRPKS from the coding sequence ATGAGTGACACCTTGATTGAAGTGAAAAATCTGGAAGTCCGCTTTCCCATTACAACAAAGAAATTGTTTAAATCAGAAACAATTGAACTTCGCGCCGTTGACAATGTCAGCTTTGATGTTAGACGCGGTGAAACCGTTGGTCTTGTCGGTGAATCTGGCTCAGGGAAAACTACGATTGGTCGTGCAATTTTGCGCGCGATTGATCCGTCTGATGGTCAGGTTATATATTACGGATCAGATAGTGAACATACTCATTACCGTAAACCGGCCAAAGGCAAAGCTATTGATTTTGATAGCGCACCTGTCGAGATACATGCCTTGAAAGGCGAAAAGCTTCGTCAATTCCGACCAAGAATGAGCCTTGTTTTTCAGGATCCCTATTCTTCACTTAATCCACGTATGACGGTTCGCGATATTATAGCGGAACCGCTCGTCGCTGGAGGATTGTTGACGAAACGGGATGAGATTGATGAAAGGGTTCGTGATGTTGCTGCCCGTTGTAAGTTGAATTTGGAACACTTGCGGCGCTTCCCACATGCGTTTTCAGGTGGTCAGCGTCAGCGTATTTGTATTGCCCGAGCGCTTGTAACAAATCCTGACTTTGTAGTTTGTGATGAAAGTGTGTCGGCGCTGGATGTATCTATTCAGGCAGAAATCGTGAATCTGTTGAAGGATCTTCAGGAAGAAACAGGAGTTGCCTTCCTGTTTATCGCCCATGATCTTTCTGTCGTTGCGCAGATGAGCCACCGGGTGGCGGTTTTGTATGTTGGTAAATTTGTTGAGTATGCCAATACCGAAGATCTGTTCTTTAATCCGCGTCATCCATATACACATGCGCTTTTGTCTGCGATCCCGCATTCAGATCCGGATGTGGAATTTGACCCGATCAAATTGGAAGGTGAAATTCCCAATCCTTTGGCAGCACCGTCAGGGTGCCGTTTCCATACCCGCTGTCCATATGCAACGGAAGAATGTAGCGCGAAAGAACCTGAATGGAGGGAAGTGGCGCCAGAACATTTTGTGGCCTGCCATCACGCTGATGACTTTGATTTCTCAAGACCAAAGAGCTAG
- a CDS encoding ABC transporter ATP-binding protein has protein sequence MLKVENLSISFRTDEGMIHPVQGVSFSVYKGKTLGIVGESGSGKSISTKALMRLLPGTAILGEDTHMRYQAKNGDLVDIEKLKLRSRQLRDLRGGEIGMIFQEPMASFSPVYTVGNQMIEAIRLHTDKRKKEAREFAIEMLDKVGISNPSQRIDQYAHEMSGGMRQRAMIALTLSAGPQLLIADEPTTALDVTIQAQVLELMSDLQRDLGMGMIFITHDLGVISHIADEVAVMYLGTIVERGATRDIIRNPMHPYTEGLLEAIPKLDQLTHRLSPVPGDIPSPYARPSGCPFQTRCAKKIAGLCDQETPTETVVEEGRSVACWLYTEKGRSAA, from the coding sequence ATGCTTAAAGTTGAAAATCTGTCCATTTCCTTCCGCACGGATGAGGGCATGATCCATCCGGTACAAGGGGTCAGTTTTTCTGTCTATAAAGGGAAAACGCTGGGCATTGTTGGTGAATCTGGATCTGGTAAATCTATTTCCACCAAAGCACTTATGCGACTTCTGCCGGGTACCGCTATTTTGGGCGAAGATACCCACATGCGATATCAAGCTAAAAACGGAGATTTAGTTGACATTGAGAAGCTAAAACTACGTAGTCGGCAACTTCGTGACCTGCGGGGCGGTGAAATCGGAATGATTTTCCAGGAACCCATGGCGTCCTTTAGCCCGGTCTACACTGTTGGGAACCAAATGATTGAGGCTATCCGTCTTCACACAGACAAACGCAAAAAAGAAGCCCGTGAGTTTGCCATTGAGATGCTGGACAAAGTTGGGATATCAAACCCAAGCCAGCGTATTGATCAATATGCTCATGAAATGTCTGGAGGAATGCGGCAGCGTGCCATGATCGCGCTGACGTTATCTGCTGGACCTCAGTTGCTGATTGCGGATGAGCCAACGACAGCGCTGGATGTCACCATTCAGGCGCAAGTTTTGGAGTTGATGTCCGATCTGCAACGGGATCTGGGAATGGGGATGATTTTCATTACCCACGATCTTGGTGTGATTTCGCATATCGCTGACGAAGTAGCCGTTATGTATCTGGGTACGATTGTGGAACGCGGGGCAACCCGTGACATTATTCGCAATCCTATGCATCCCTATACAGAAGGTTTGTTGGAGGCGATCCCGAAACTGGATCAGTTGACCCATCGCTTAAGTCCGGTTCCGGGGGATATCCCGAGCCCATACGCCCGTCCTTCTGGCTGCCCTTTCCAAACGCGCTGTGCCAAGAAGATCGCAGGTCTTTGTGATCAGGAGACGCCAACTGAAACGGTTGTGGAAGAAGGAAGGTCAGTTGCTTGCTGGCTTTATACCGAGAAAGGGAGGAGCGCAGCATGA
- a CDS encoding glycerophosphodiester phosphodiesterase family protein produces MKKFLIVAALLSAAPAYALGPDTGERPRHLINQLKEGTLKEKLLSCQGQEQTPSKFSIGHRGAPFAYPEHTEQSYRAAGAMGAGIIECDVTFTKNGDLVCRHSQKDLHTSTNIVVSDLGSKCTTPFEGGSNGGNAQAECRTSDLTTEEFLSLKGKKDGANKTATTAEEYLKEAEPNGTLLTHKQSIALIDSLGADFTPELKSPAVSMPFGGMSQEDYAQKMIDEYKAAGISPDRVWPQSFNFKDIEYWIKNEPEFAKQAVFLDARYRKGIDPQDPGTFYPDMAELKAKGLNYLAPPLWMLVTVQDDKIVPSAYAVEAKKAGLKLITWTLERSGPLEKNKGGWYYQSIADLVENDGATYELLHVLAQDVGVVGVFSDWPETVTYYANCFGLK; encoded by the coding sequence ATGAAAAAATTCTTGATTGTCGCTGCGTTACTCAGCGCAGCACCTGCATATGCATTAGGCCCTGATACAGGAGAGCGCCCTCGTCACCTTATAAACCAATTGAAAGAAGGTACGTTAAAAGAAAAATTACTGTCCTGTCAGGGGCAAGAACAGACACCATCCAAGTTTTCCATCGGTCATCGCGGCGCACCGTTTGCGTATCCAGAACATACAGAACAGTCCTATCGTGCGGCAGGTGCTATGGGCGCAGGTATTATTGAATGTGATGTTACCTTTACTAAAAATGGTGATCTGGTTTGCCGCCACTCCCAGAAGGATCTTCACACCTCCACCAATATTGTTGTGAGTGACCTTGGGTCAAAATGTACAACGCCGTTCGAAGGTGGCAGCAATGGCGGCAATGCGCAAGCTGAGTGCCGCACAAGTGATCTGACGACTGAAGAGTTTTTATCGCTGAAGGGTAAGAAAGACGGCGCAAATAAAACGGCGACGACAGCGGAAGAATATCTGAAGGAGGCAGAGCCTAATGGCACGCTGCTTACCCATAAGCAATCCATCGCCCTTATCGACAGCTTAGGTGCTGATTTTACCCCTGAATTGAAAAGTCCGGCAGTTTCCATGCCTTTTGGTGGCATGTCACAAGAAGATTATGCCCAGAAAATGATTGATGAATACAAGGCCGCGGGTATTTCTCCGGACCGCGTGTGGCCTCAGTCGTTTAATTTCAAAGATATTGAATACTGGATTAAAAACGAGCCTGAGTTTGCCAAGCAGGCTGTTTTTCTAGATGCCCGGTATCGCAAAGGGATCGACCCACAGGATCCTGGTACCTTCTACCCGGACATGGCCGAACTTAAAGCAAAGGGCCTGAACTACCTAGCTCCTCCCCTTTGGATGTTAGTCACAGTGCAAGATGACAAAATCGTTCCCTCTGCCTATGCAGTAGAAGCAAAAAAAGCCGGATTGAAACTGATCACCTGGACGCTGGAGCGAAGTGGCCCTTTGGAAAAAAACAAAGGCGGCTGGTATTATCAGTCCATTGCGGATCTTGTTGAAAATGACGGCGCAACATACGAACTGCTTCACGTCTTAGCCCAAGATGTAGGTGTCGTTGGTGTTTTTTCAGACTGGCCGGAAACGGTCACCTACTATGCCAACTGTTTCGGTTTAAAATAA
- a CDS encoding ABC transporter permease, whose translation MLRFTLERLVGMVVTMGLVSVMVFLIMELPPGDYADRYAFRKYSGTGVNVTEADIQAIRVDLGLDKPMIFRYFDWIGGIVLRGDFGQAFAFETSVLKVIGDKIWLTLGILFSTLLVTYFVSIPIGIYAAVRRASVADYGLTVFSYLGLALPNFLLALILLYFANKWFNADIGGLFSAEYKDAPWSIAKAWDLFKHLWLPAFVLAWSAVAYQLQTVRATMSDEINKLSVTAARARGVPETKLLIKYPARLAINPVVSTIGFDVNRIFSELPIVAVVLGLTELGELLLRAYLDLDMYVAGAILLLLTFMIVFMNFISDLLLAWLDPRIKLGTQ comes from the coding sequence ATGCTACGTTTTACGCTAGAGAGACTAGTGGGCATGGTCGTGACCATGGGGCTCGTTTCTGTCATGGTGTTCCTGATTATGGAACTGCCACCGGGTGATTACGCCGACCGGTACGCTTTTCGAAAATACTCCGGTACTGGTGTTAATGTTACCGAAGCCGATATTCAGGCGATCCGCGTCGATCTTGGCTTGGATAAACCGATGATTTTTAGATATTTCGATTGGATTGGCGGAATTGTCCTTCGGGGTGATTTTGGTCAGGCCTTTGCATTTGAAACATCTGTGTTGAAAGTGATTGGCGATAAAATCTGGCTGACACTCGGTATCCTTTTTTCCACTCTTCTGGTTACTTATTTTGTCTCCATTCCGATCGGTATTTATGCAGCTGTAAGACGCGCCTCTGTTGCTGACTATGGATTGACAGTTTTTTCCTATTTGGGTCTTGCGTTGCCGAACTTTCTTTTGGCGCTGATCCTTCTTTATTTTGCCAACAAGTGGTTTAACGCCGATATCGGTGGGTTGTTTTCCGCGGAATATAAAGATGCCCCTTGGTCCATTGCTAAAGCGTGGGATCTGTTTAAACATTTGTGGCTGCCAGCTTTTGTTCTTGCATGGTCAGCCGTTGCCTATCAGTTGCAGACAGTTCGTGCGACCATGTCGGACGAGATTAACAAGCTATCCGTGACGGCGGCACGTGCCCGCGGTGTGCCGGAAACCAAATTGTTGATCAAATATCCGGCACGACTTGCGATTAACCCGGTGGTTTCCACTATTGGTTTTGACGTAAACCGCATTTTCTCTGAGTTGCCGATTGTAGCCGTTGTTCTAGGACTCACTGAACTTGGTGAATTACTGCTCCGCGCCTATCTCGATCTGGATATGTATGTGGCAGGTGCAATCCTGTTATTGCTTACCTTCATGATTGTTTTCATGAACTTCATATCTGACCTGCTGCTTGCCTGGTTGGATCCACGTATCAAGTTGGGGACGCAGTAA